A region of Pseudarthrobacter sp. NIBRBAC000502770 DNA encodes the following proteins:
- a CDS encoding MFS transporter: MTVFSELRMRPATAMPRGWNASTTARLVISGAVIFMLLVGANLATPLYPLLQANLGLSSLEVTAAFASYVLALVGTLLLAGHWSDHIGRRAALLVAVLTGLAGGWIFAEAHSLAALCAGRALQGAAVALATGASAAALRELLPSRPEWASRFTLLASSGGVAAGPVIGGLLSLLPGPTTAPYAVHSLLMAGLLVPLYLIRARPAIMVPAVSRPLHALAPRRPSVSRQARGPFWLASGVGFLSFAVFGFSLSLAPGYFAQVLGTDSRPLIGVLAGLPLGASALSQLVTVHGRRTVPAGLAVLGVSVMLLGAAGAWHSPMMLVSAAVAAGVGQGLAFRTVFNDVAARVEPARHAQIISTVYVITYLGSAVPVLGLGWASAAFGMAAAVQGFVLLCGGAALGLAAVTLVQSARRKVS, from the coding sequence ATGACGGTCTTCAGCGAATTGCGCATGCGTCCGGCGACAGCCATGCCCCGCGGATGGAATGCCTCCACCACTGCGCGGCTGGTGATCTCCGGGGCGGTGATCTTCATGCTCCTGGTGGGCGCCAACCTTGCCACCCCGCTGTACCCGCTGCTGCAGGCCAACCTGGGACTGTCCAGCCTGGAGGTGACCGCAGCGTTCGCCAGCTATGTCCTGGCGCTGGTGGGAACACTGCTCCTGGCGGGGCACTGGTCGGACCACATCGGCCGCCGGGCGGCCCTCCTGGTCGCCGTGCTGACGGGACTGGCGGGCGGCTGGATCTTTGCCGAAGCCCACTCGTTGGCCGCACTGTGCGCCGGCCGGGCACTTCAGGGCGCGGCAGTTGCGCTTGCCACGGGAGCCAGCGCGGCCGCCCTGCGGGAGTTGCTTCCGTCCCGGCCGGAGTGGGCTTCGCGCTTTACGCTGCTGGCCTCGTCCGGGGGAGTGGCGGCGGGACCCGTGATCGGCGGCCTGCTGTCGCTGCTTCCCGGCCCCACCACGGCACCTTATGCCGTCCATTCCCTGCTGATGGCCGGGCTGCTGGTGCCGCTGTACCTGATCCGTGCCCGCCCGGCCATCATGGTTCCCGCGGTGTCCCGGCCGCTGCATGCCCTGGCGCCCCGCCGGCCCTCCGTGTCGCGGCAGGCGAGGGGCCCCTTTTGGCTGGCATCCGGCGTCGGCTTCCTCAGCTTCGCCGTGTTCGGCTTCTCACTCTCACTGGCCCCGGGTTATTTCGCACAGGTCCTGGGCACCGACTCCCGGCCACTGATCGGCGTCCTCGCGGGCCTGCCGCTCGGTGCGTCGGCCCTTAGCCAGTTGGTGACCGTGCACGGCCGGCGGACGGTACCGGCTGGCCTGGCGGTCCTGGGCGTCTCTGTCATGCTGTTGGGTGCCGCAGGGGCCTGGCACAGTCCCATGATGCTGGTCAGCGCCGCCGTCGCCGCCGGGGTGGGGCAGGGGCTGGCGTTCCGGACCGTCTTCAACGATGTGGCGGCCCGCGTGGAACCGGCCCGCCATGCGCAGATCATCAGCACCGTCTATGTGATCACCTACCTGGGAAGCGCAGTCCCCGTCCTGGGGCTGGGCTGGGCCAGCGCGGCGTTTGGGATGGCAGCGGCCGTGCAGGGCTTCGTCCTGCTCTGCGGCGGGGCGGCCTTGG
- a CDS encoding Lrp/AsnC family transcriptional regulator: MNKLDPTDLRILLALIRDPRIQIGELSDSLGIARNTAQSRVRRLLRAGVLRPGGREVDLEAVGYDVVAFVTIEVSHRELDGVVGALRLIPQVLEVHEISGRGDVWCRVVATDTHNLQSSLRQVLRIKGVIRTETVLALHTHIPYRTEPLISGLSSAAAPARIS; this comes from the coding sequence TTGAACAAATTAGACCCCACCGATTTGAGGATTCTGCTGGCGCTCATCAGGGATCCCCGGATCCAGATCGGAGAGCTCAGCGATTCCCTGGGCATCGCCCGCAACACGGCGCAGTCGCGTGTGCGGCGCCTCCTCCGCGCCGGCGTACTGCGGCCGGGCGGCCGCGAGGTTGACCTTGAGGCAGTGGGTTACGACGTCGTGGCGTTCGTGACCATCGAAGTTTCCCACCGCGAGCTCGACGGCGTCGTGGGGGCGCTGCGCCTCATTCCGCAGGTTCTGGAAGTCCACGAAATTTCCGGCCGCGGGGACGTCTGGTGCCGGGTGGTAGCCACCGATACCCACAACCTGCAGTCCTCCCTGCGGCAGGTCCTGAGGATCAAGGGGGTCATCCGGACAGAAACCGTCCTGGCCCTGCACACCCACATCCCGTACCGGACCGAACCCCTCATCAGCGGTCTTAGCAGTGCCGCCGCCCCGGCTAGGATTTCCTGA